The Panthera leo isolate Ple1 chromosome D1, P.leo_Ple1_pat1.1, whole genome shotgun sequence region GGGCTGGATAAGAGAAATACATGAGCATAATGAGAGAAATGGATGatgtaaaaaagaaccaaatagaacctctacaggaaagagaaaagaaaacacaaggtctaaaataaaaaattcattcaatGTGATTAATAGCAGATTAAATAACTGGGGAAGAAAACATTAGGGAACTTGAAGGTGTagcaataaaaagtaatcaaagtgaagcacagagaagggaaaaaaagtcaactgATATAAATTTAACCTTCAAACTGTGTTGCTACAAATCatctattcaaaataaaatgttctccaTTAAATCTGCCTATTATGTAGATAATCTCTTGTTATCTGAGGTTACCTATGATAACTTTACATTTTTcccaaggcgcctgggtggttcagtcagttaagtgcccaactcttgatttcagctcagatcatgatctcacagttgtgagactgagcccctcatgGGCCTCTGTGccgacatcatggagcctgctagggattctctctgcccctcccccagctctctctctctatcacacacacacacacacacacacacacacacacacacacacactctctctctctctctctctctctctctctctctctctctctcaaaataaaaagaaataaacattgtaaaaaatcCCAACTGAAAGTCCTAACAAAGACATGCGATGGTGCAATAATACCAAAACCCACAGGATAAATATGGTACCTTCCTGGGCAGTAATTTTAATTAGTATTCAAATAAATGTATGCGCTTTGCCTCAGCTGCTTTAGGCTTTGTCTTCAGCGGTATCTCCTTTAGATATAAGGGTTTCTGACAGGAGCACTTCAtagaaaaagtttaagaaatgcTGACTTAATAGTCAGGAAACCCCTAAGAACACCAAGCCATTTCACTTCAAGTTCACCTGCCAGATAACCAATATCGATTTTTAGATTCAAACCCTAGGGCACTGTTGGGAAAAGGCACAGGGCTAGCTACTAAAGTAAGTTTCTTCCAACACTCATTCCTTTGAGAAACCACCCAAATAACAAGTCATCAAACCTTCTCTTGTGATAACAGATCAGTTTTAATTCTAGCACCTGAAGCTATACAAGGGTACGCTTTATCAACTTCACGGGGCTGTTGTACACATTCAATAAAGTGACAACCGTGCAATACCACTTAGTATCTCACCATCAGGAACATACTTCTGAATTGTTGAAACACaatccacaaaattaaaaacaaaaatcagaagcCATCCACAGTTATACTAATCGTCAAAGAGAAGTTTTACACTTACTACTTGATAGAACAGTCAATACCTAGTACGGGACATCACAAGTGACTTCAGATTCTCACCCTGTTGTCGTCTACGGAGGAGGTTTCTCAAGCAGGTGTGTGACTGGCCAAAGGCGGGAGCCACCAGGACCAGGACCGGGATGGCAAGGACAGCTCTACCACAGTTTCTGtagttttcactgtttttttctttgtcagttaaAAGTGAACAGTGAGAATTAAATACTTATCTTTACATATACACAAGGTATGCTGTGAAAGCATATTTGCttacaaacatataaaaatacttgTTAACTAGTTtgataagaaaataatgtataaaagtaTATAGCAAAAACATTAATCATCTCTGACCCCGGAAAGATCAAttccatattttatattacaaacaaaaacagttttaggtttttttgaatCCCTTATCCAGAAATACTTgaaaaggaagacagacagaaattatttatttttactctcaaCATGGCTGTGAAAAGAGTTAACTTAAAAAGCCAAGAACATTGAAATGCCTAAATGCAGAATAAGTCCAAATATTTGGCCACAAAGAACATTATTATCATCTTTAGGAGTGGAGCTGTAATAAAGGCTTTATATGCAGTTTTTAATCTATAAACATAACAGGCATTTTGGTATTTTGGCCACTGGAAAACAAAGGCTGTAGCATCAGCAAAGGTCTGAGATGTCTCACTTCTGTGGATTCAATTCAGTGTACTTAAGGTTAACTAAAGTTGACATCAAAATTTTTAGAGATAGgcagaaattcacatttaaaaacaactcaGGTTTCTATTTAGAGTAACAATAGGCAATATGATTCCAGAAGTTAAAAGTTAATTTCACAACCTATGACTTCAGCTTGGCAAACAGCTTAGGTTCCAAAACTGATTCATCCCTATTAAAATGTAAGcccttaaaaaagaatatgtctatgtatatagatcattatttttaagaaatcagatAATCTTTGAAGCAGCCTTAGTGTTTCCTTTAAGTGTGTCTTGAAATGACCATAGGATTAGCTTCACGGAAAGGATTAGCCAGCTTCTTGGTCTAAGGCTACCACGGTGATCCTTTGTGTCTAAGGCTAGAAAGGTACCAACACGATGTGATGTAAACCATAAGGAGAGGAGGAGACGATGAGGGCTTTTCCTGGCAGTTGGTAGCTAAAATTCAAGGGATTCTTAGAAAATGACACAATGGCagcctttcttgtctttttctttccgtGTTGGTTCTGGTGAAGGAGGACATTCCTGCTCTTGAAATTTCCTGTAAGAcagaaaaatctatataaaaatctACCCTGCTGGTAACatattattacaaatatattctttctgGACAAGTCTAGTTTATGTGCATATGTTTCTCAATGTTGAATTTCACCTAGGGAATCGAAGCAAATCTCGGGGGGAGAGGCACAAGTGTTCAACACCAGCATAAAGCAGAGCTATCTGAGCTCCACTCATAGGTGAGTCTGGAATCAGATGAGATACTGAACTCGATGACCTCTAAGTTCCCTTCCCACTTTGTAACTCCATTAACAGTAAGGTATACTTAAGAACAGACatccaggggcgcttgggtggttcagtgagtgaagcatcttactcttggtttagcctcagatcatgatctcccagtctgagACGGAGCCCTACATCaagtctgcttaggattcattcTGCCTcgtcctgcccctctcccctgctagcgctctctctcccaaaataaacactaaaaaaaagcaACCATTGCTAGagtaaaatataaagtacatACCCATACAAGGTACACAGTTTCTATTCCTGTTTTGCCACTCACTAGCTATAAGTCAGCATTGGACAAGTTAGCTGACCTCTGTGAACCTCGGTTTTTTCGAAGAGAATAATAAAACTCTACCTTTCACAGTTGCTAGAGGTTTAAACGTGATCTTGTTACGTTTAAAGGCCTATCAGTGGCTGGCATAAAAAAGCCTTCCCTAGGGGCACTGGCTAGCTCAGTGAGgaaagcatgtaactcttgatctcagggtcatgagttcaagcccctgttggCTGTGAAGCCTacctaaaataaaagtaaaattaaagtaattttgTTAATTGCCGCCTCTACCCACTTCTCCAGATTAAACGATAGATTTGGATATAGATTCTGAGGATCAAAACCAAGGACAAAGCATTCAAAAGGCAGTAAACGTTATTTTAAGAAGGTAACAGTttgtgtgcgcatgcacacgtGTTAAAATACATAACAGAACTTGACATCTTAACCATTCTTAAGCATACAGTCCAGTggtgttaaatatattcacagtgTTACTACTACCACCATCCACCTCCATAACTATttacatcttgcaaaactgaaactctgttttCGTTCAAAAATAATGGAACTTGCACTTTTAACAaaccactaaaaaaattaaaaactataacctttacttttctttccccacaAAGAGAATGCCCAGGCAAGGGGTTAAAAAAAGTACAGGAAGCCCATAGCCCGATGTTGATTCACCTTAAAGACACCATTAACACCAGCTCACTCCACGTTTCTGTCAAGCAGAGAGCCCCGCAGATCTAGAGAGAGCCCACGGGGAAGGAGGCGCCAAGCCACCAAGACTAAAAATAATCAAACCCCTCCCACTATACGGAAACTCAATCTTTCTCACACAGAAACTAACTCCAGGCCACCTGCCCTTCACCTCAAGCTTCCTGGAACCATTAACACTTTCTGAAGCGCAGGGGCCTTCTAGGCCAGCAGAACAGAAAAACCCTTTGTTATGAGGGATATCATACTTCACACCACGAATGGGAGCACCTGGAGCACCGCATCTCTACTACCTGGCTCCCTGGCTCCCGCAgcctgggaggaggtggggaaaaagCAAAGCCTAAGAacacaggctctggaatcagagaCACAGATTCAAGTCCCAGCCCTGCCATTTAAAGCTGAAACTCTGAACACGTTAGCTAACCTCTCTATACCTGCTCTCCCATCCAAAAGTGGGGATAAACGAAAGTATTTCACTTACTGGGTCGTGGTGAAATTTAAATGTGGTAACACATGTAAAGCATCAGACACAGTATCTGGCAGAGATCTCCACTCAAATGTTAGCTGTTGTCATCCCTACCTTCGTACCACTGATACCACTGGAAGTGGCGTAGGTTGggtgtgcaatttttttttaaatccctgtgtGTACTCTCTACTTCAATATAATTAAGTCTGGCTTTATATGTAGGAAGTTCCTAGTATACAATATgtacttaattaaaatttttaacctaTCATGTGCACAGAAgcatttatacatataatttccTGTTCCTTGCTAAAAACATTTAATGGTAATTTCTTTCTTACTTGGtggttttaaaaagcagtgtGGTTACCTGTcaaattctataaattaaaacaaacaaacacatcatAGATGTGTTTCACTTACCTTATAACCCGGACAAGTTCATGGAAAGCTTGATCTACATTCATCCTAATCTTTGCTGATGCCTCCATGTATGTTACCTTAAGCTGTCGTGCTAACTGTTGTCCTTCTTCCTGTGTTACCTGAAATTCCAAGAGTTGTATCTGAGGTACAGAATTAAAAATCAGATCTGCTCCATCTAACCCTATGGCCACAGACTGCTCTCCTAATCTAGCCAGAGGCCAAGCTGATTTGTCTTAAGATAAACCAACAGACTTAAAAGCTCAACACATATTGAAGCCCAGCTCTGAAGAACAACCCAGAAGAACATACTTGTGACGAAATATTACCATGCAACAAGATTCCAGTCTGGTGATTACTCAAAGTATTAAATACAATGGTGATAATTCTGGTAAGAAAAAGTACAAGGTGCTAGTAGAGTCTATAACCCTGCTGGGCAGATCAGGGAAAGCTTCCCCAAGGAATGACATTTAAACTAAGAACCAAATAAAGAGCACGGAGTTGGTTAAGGGTGGGATAAGAGAGTATCCCTGACAAAAGAAAAGGCCTGTGTGAGGGCCATGGACGGGCGGTGTCCCAAGTTCCAAGAACTAAAAGAAGTCTAGAAAAGCTTAAACACAACAAGGCAAGAGAGAAAACTATCACGAAGAGCTGAGGACGAAGAAGACGAAAGCCTCAAGAGACTGTGGGTCTTCCTCATCTCAAAACTCCCTAATACCTGGTACATaggagacactcaataaatgtgagaaaaaatgaataatgattaTGATCACAATGCCTTTGTTATATTGAGACAAGAAGTGTGGCAGAGCTGATGACCTAAAATGGTAGGCCCGTcagaaacataaaatgaatatatattatccTACACATTTTCAGTATAAAAGGTTGAAGTAGTGGTATTTACTAAAACTGTTAAACTAAATTACATTTACATAGTGTGAATGAAAAAGATCTTTCTAAAAGAATGACTTCTATTGCTGTCTTTGCCACAAAAGTAAACACTTGCAGAAAGTTAGAAAATGTCAACTGGGGAAAGGGAT contains the following coding sequences:
- the RRAS2 gene encoding ras-related protein R-Ras2 isoform X3 → MREQYMRTGEGFLLVFSVTDRGSFEEIYKFQRQILRVKDRDEFPMILIGNKADLDHQRQVTQEEGQQLARQLKVTYMEASAKIRMNVDQAFHELVRVIRKFQEQECPPSPEPTRKEKDKKGCHCVIF